AAAGAATATGCTGAGATCTGTGGAAAATACGAGATGCCGGCCTGTGCAATAACAGATCATGGTGGGCTTTATGGTGCGATAGAATTTTATCAAAAGATGGAAGCAAAAAGTATTAAACCTATTATCGGTGTGGATGCCTATATTGCAAGCCATGGTCATACAGATAAAAGCCCTGACAATAAAAGATATCGTATGGTTCTTATAGCTTTGAATGATCAAGGTTATAAAAATTTAATGAGACTCGTTTCTATAAGTCATTTGGATGGCTTTTATTATAAGCCAAGAATGGATGATGAACTTTTGAAGAAGTATTCCGAAGGTATTTTGGCGCTATCCGGTGATATGTGGGGAGAAGTTGGCTCAAAAATTCTTAATAATGATTATATAGGTGCGAAAAATGCTATTGAGAGATATCAATTGATTTTTGGTAAAGAAAATTTTTACCTTGAATTACAACATAGACCGGAAATTTCAAGCTATGGTGTGCTTCGTGAAAATGTAATTAAACTTTCTGAAGAGACCGGAGCTGGAATCGTTGCAACAAATGCTTGTCGTTATGCAACTATGGATGATGCTTACGCTCATGACGCTTTTGTATGCATAGGTTCTCAGAAAACTGTCGATCAGGAGGATCGTATGAAATATGATGGTAATTATTCGATAGCGAGTCCGGAATATATGAAGGAGGCTTTTAAGGATTTACCTGAAGCTATTGAAAATACGTTAAAAATTGCTGAGAGATGTGATGTTAAGATTGTTTTTGGTAAAACTTATCTGCCATCTTTTGATACTCCGAGCGGTAAATCGCCTGATGATTATTTAAAAGAATTATGTGAAACAGGTTTGAAGGCGAAATATGATGAAGATCAATTAAAAGAGGCTTCGGAAAGGTTAACATATGAGCTTTCCGTTTTAAAAGATATGGGTTTTGCAACTTATTTCTTGATAGTAAATGATTTTGTTCAGGAGGCAAAACGACGCAACATTCCGGTTGGGCCCGGTCGTGGATCAGCGGCGGGTTCAATTATTTCTTTCACACTTGGTATTACTACAATAGAGCCTTTACGATATGGCCTTCTGTTTGAAAGATTCTTGAATCCACAGCGTGCCGCGATGCCTGATATTGATATTGATTTCGCGGATAATCGTCGAGATGAAGTTTTGCAGTATGTGATTGATAAATATGGTGATGATCATGTGGCTCAGATTATTACTTTTGGAACTTTGGCACCGAGAGCGGCTGTCCGTGATGCAGGGAGAGTGCTTGGTTATAGTTACGCTGAAGTAGATCAACTTTCAAAAAAAATCCCAGCTCCAATACTCGGAAAGCACAGACCTCTAAAAGAATCTGTGGATAATGATCCTGAATTGTCAAAAGCCTATAAAGAGAATCTTGATAGTAAGAAGATTTTGGATATAGCTCTTAAATTTGAAAATACTGTAAGGCATGTATCTACTCATGCATGTGCGGTTGTGATTTCGGATAGAGAAATAACCAACTACGCCCCTTTGCAACGCGCTATTGGTGGGAAAGAGGGTTCGATTACACAATATGAGATGAATGCGGTTGCCGATATAGGTCTACTTAAAATGGATTTCCTTGGTTTGCGTAATCTTACTATTCTCAAAACTACGGTTGATATTATTAAAAGAACTCGAAAAAAGGATATAGATCTGGATAATTTGCCCGTAGATGATAAGAAAACTTATAAACTTATGGCGGATGGTAAGACCACTGGGATATTCCAGTTTGAGTCTCCCGGTATGAAAAGGTATCTGAAAGAGTTAAAACCAACTGAATTGGATGATCTTATTGCTATGAATTCGCTTTATCGTCCAGGACCGATGGAGTATATACCACAGTTCATCAAAGGTAAGCATGACCCTAAATCAGTTAAATATTTGGATAAATCCCTTGAACCTATTTTGAAAAAAACTCATGGAGTTGCCGTTTATCAGGAGCAAATTATGCAGCTGGCTCAAGAGCTCGCCGGTATGTCTCTTGGAGATGCGTACATTTTGCTAAAAGCCATAGGTAAGAAAAAAGCTTCTATAATGAAGAAAATGCGTAAGCAATTTACAGATGGAGTAGTTGCAAAAGGACATACGGAAAAATTTGCAAATGAGGCTTTTGAAAAAGTTATTGAGCCATTTGCCGGATATGGATTTAATAAATCTCATGCAGCCTGTTATTCATGGA
This genomic interval from Candidatus Peregrinibacteria bacterium contains the following:
- the dnaE gene encoding DNA polymerase III subunit alpha; protein product: MSFVHLHAHTHYSFLDALAKPKEYAEICGKYEMPACAITDHGGLYGAIEFYQKMEAKSIKPIIGVDAYIASHGHTDKSPDNKRYRMVLIALNDQGYKNLMRLVSISHLDGFYYKPRMDDELLKKYSEGILALSGDMWGEVGSKILNNDYIGAKNAIERYQLIFGKENFYLELQHRPEISSYGVLRENVIKLSEETGAGIVATNACRYATMDDAYAHDAFVCIGSQKTVDQEDRMKYDGNYSIASPEYMKEAFKDLPEAIENTLKIAERCDVKIVFGKTYLPSFDTPSGKSPDDYLKELCETGLKAKYDEDQLKEASERLTYELSVLKDMGFATYFLIVNDFVQEAKRRNIPVGPGRGSAAGSIISFTLGITTIEPLRYGLLFERFLNPQRAAMPDIDIDFADNRRDEVLQYVIDKYGDDHVAQIITFGTLAPRAAVRDAGRVLGYSYAEVDQLSKKIPAPILGKHRPLKESVDNDPELSKAYKENLDSKKILDIALKFENTVRHVSTHACAVVISDREITNYAPLQRAIGGKEGSITQYEMNAVADIGLLKMDFLGLRNLTILKTTVDIIKRTRKKDIDLDNLPVDDKKTYKLMADGKTTGIFQFESPGMKRYLKELKPTELDDLIAMNSLYRPGPMEYIPQFIKGKHDPKSVKYLDKSLEPILKKTHGVAVYQEQIMQLAQELAGMSLGDAYILLKAIGKKKASIMKKMRKQFTDGVVAKGHTEKFANEAFEKVIEPFAGYGFNKSHAACYSWIAYQTAYLKAHYPAEFMAALLSSDPDNTEKVVIGINECEAMGITVLPPHINTSLAHFTVIDEHTIGFGLTAIKGLGEATARELIKVRGDIPFEGIEDFARRVPYKLLNKKSLEALIYPGALDIFGERNALSATIEEVAKFARTVQEQADSGQTDIFGLMTEDEGWEPTFHLKDTEPATEFEKLQYEKKYLGLYVTRHPLDGLKKYLSKKVTLAEKFNMKLKGKHFKIGGLVTEVRKIMTKAGKYMMYIQLEDPTAKFEVVVFPNSYPELSKFIREDAVVVLDGKLEHRGKFQFVAENGREVGLERMIEAAKKQGFYDEKDRVRFVDEILPDENEVVDTGNEDTEVVADVDTIAAYVIEVPKGAKVDVLESLKVLLKEHKGDMPVEIKLPIPKSHKKTDVIKVPFGVHVDDELKKKIAELLPVI